One genomic segment of Panulirus ornatus isolate Po-2019 chromosome 3, ASM3632096v1, whole genome shotgun sequence includes these proteins:
- the LOC139760485 gene encoding HIG1 domain family member 2A, mitochondrial, translating into MADDSTSGSPAQMQNGDFTELDWITLKNDIGSIELENQETVKDKFIRKFQDNPFVPIGCGLTTCALCCGLWCFSSGRTRSSQKMMRFRVLAQGFTVAAMMFGIVKTSMK; encoded by the exons ATGGCAGACGACTCTACTAGTGGCTCGCCTGCCCAAATGCAGAACGGTGACTTTACAGAATTAGACTGGATAACGTTGAAAAATGATATTGGTAGCATTGAGCTAGAAAACCAGGAAACTGTCAAAGATAAGTTCATAAGGAAATTTCAAGACAACCCCTTCGTGCCAATTG GCTGTGGGTTGACAACATGTGCCCTTTGCTGTGGATTATGgtgtttcagcagtggtagaacCAGGTCATCACAGAAAATGATGAGATTCCGTGTTCTTGCTCAAGGCTTCACTGTTGCTGCAATGATGTTCGGTATTGTGAAAACTTCAATGAAGTAA